A genomic stretch from Rubripirellula reticaptiva includes:
- a CDS encoding Fur family transcriptional regulator, with translation MRQTSQRKFLIDAVFSEHDHFDADELIDRLPRRGQENYVSSATVYRTLREFVDAGLLKSFQLDGRTVYELDYGYPAHDHLYCTRCRKLIEFQSEPLVQIRDEVAAEMGFRVSGHRMIVQGVCKDCGKARRKKRKQDLV, from the coding sequence TTGAGACAGACAAGTCAGCGGAAATTTCTGATCGACGCGGTCTTCAGCGAACACGACCATTTTGACGCCGATGAGTTGATCGACCGACTTCCTCGGCGTGGTCAAGAAAACTACGTCAGCTCGGCGACCGTCTATCGGACGCTGCGTGAATTCGTTGACGCTGGATTGCTGAAAAGCTTCCAGCTAGACGGACGCACCGTCTACGAGCTCGACTATGGTTATCCCGCCCATGATCATTTGTACTGCACACGTTGCCGAAAACTGATCGAGTTCCAAAGCGAGCCGCTGGTGCAAATTCGTGATGAAGTGGCGGCCGAGATGGGATTTCGCGTCAGCGGCCATCGCATGATCGTGCAAGGCGTTTGCAAAGATTGTGGCAAGGCACGCCGAAAAAAGCGCAAGCAAGATCTGGTTTGA